CGGCACAAAGACGGCCACATTGACCTCCCCAGGCTGAAAGAGGGGGGAGTGGATCTCGTGTTTTTCGCCTGCTTCCCCTCCCCGCAGTACATTTCCCGGGGGCCAGAAGATCCGGACAGCTGCGCCTGGGTCGTGCGACGGATGATTGACTCTCTGCGCGCTCAGGCAAGGCGGAATGGGCAGGAAATGGCCATCGTTACCTCCGGGACGGAGGCAGAACGGGTGATCCAGAGTGGGCGCATCGCGGCCGCCATTGGCGTGGAGGGCGGTCATAGCCTGCAGAACAGCCTGGATACGCTGGAGACCCTCTATCATCTGGGCGTCCGCTACCTCACCCTCACCTGGGTGACCTCCACAGACTGGGCCACGTCCAGCGCCGACGAGTCCTCCGGCAAGGAGCTCCCTTTCCGCGGCCTTACCGAGTTTGGAAAACGCGTCGTGCGCCGGATGAACGAGTTGGGGATGCTGGTGGATGTGAGCCACGTGGGGGAACGCACGTTCTGGGATGTCATGGAGACGAGCACAGCTCCGGTAATTGCCTCCCACTCCAGCGTCTACGCGATCTGCCCTGTGGATCGAAACCTCAAGGACGAACAAATCCGTGCCATCGCCGCTAAGGGCGGAGTGATTCTGATCAACTTCTACGCGGGCTACCTGGATAGCACCTACGAGTCCAAGAGGCGCCTTATCCTGGAACGACACCGTACGGAGCTCGATTCGCTGCGGGAGCACTTGGGGGCGGATTCGCCGCGCTTCCGGGCGTTGGCAGGGGAGCTTCTCCGCCCTGAGCTAGAGCGCGTGCGCCCGCCCCTTGAGGTCCTGATCGACCACATCGACTATGTGGCTCGTCTTGTGGGGGTGGACTATGTGGGGCTTGGTTCGGATTTTGACGGGATCAGCGTGTTGCCGCAAGAAATTCAGGACGCGAGCTGCCTGCCGGTGATCACAAGGGAGCTGATACGCCGAGGGTATTCGCCGGACGCAATTTGCAAAATCCTCGGGGGTAACCTGCTCCGGGTCTTTCGCCAGGTTTGCGGGTGACGCATCACCCCGTTAGCGTTTCGTTTAGGAGGAACCGGGGAGGAGACCATGGGAAACTGGAGCCGCAGAGAGTTCCTGAAGGCATCCGCTGCGGGATTGGGCGCTACGGCTGTGGCTCAAATAGCAATTGCTAACGAGAGCCCCAAGGAGCTGATTCGCCCGAAACGACCAGCGGTCGTTTGCAGCCGCGGGGAGTACTGGGGGCGGAAGGTGAACGAGCCGGCCTGGGAGATTCTGCGGAGCGGCGGAAACGTACTCGACGCCGTGATTAAGGGGGCGATGGTCGTGGAGCTGGATCCGGAGGACACCAGCGTGGGCTACGGGGGGCTTCCTAACGAGGAAGGCGAAGTGGAACTGGACGCTTCGGTGATGTACGGCCCCACCCACAATTGCGGCGCCGTGGCCGCCTTGCGCTACATCAAGACGCCATCCCTGGTCGCGCGGCTGGTCATGGAGCGAACCGACCACATGATGCTGGTGGGCAAAGGGGCGCTGAAGTTCGCCCTGGCTCACGGCTTCAAGAAAGAGAACCTGCTGACCGAAAAAGCCCGCCTCGAGTGGCTGAAGTGGAAAGAGAATCTGAGCGACCAGGACGACTGGTTACCTCCGGCCGACGGGAAGTACTCCGAGGGGGATCGCCCGACGGGTACAATCAACGTGCTAGCGGTCGACGCTGAGGGAAACCTGGCCGGGGTGACGAGCACGAGCGGGCTTGCCTTCAAGATTCCGGGCCGCGTGGGTGACTCCCCCATCATCGGCGCCGGGCTTTACGTGGACAACGAGGTAGGGGCCGCTGGCGCCACGGGTAGAGGCGAAGAGGTAATTCGGACCTGCGGGAGCTTCTACGTGGTCGCTCTTATGAGGGAAGGCAAGACGCCGCAGGAGGCGTGCGAGCTCGCGTGCAAGCGCATCGTGGAAGTGAATCGAGGGCGGAAGATCGACTTTAACGACAAGTTCATTGCCCTGCGCAAGGACGGACAGGTAGGGGTCGCGTCGATTCTGGGGTCTCCGGATCGGCCGCCTGAACTTGCCCTGTGGAACGAGGACGGATTTCGCGTGGTGAAGGGGACATATCTGTACGAGCAACCCGGCCGTTGATCGCGGCGTGAGGTGAACGCGCTTGGGGGCCCGCCTGTCGCGGGTGTCGGTGCAATCCGCTTGTGAGGAGATACGGTGTGCGTTCGAATCCACTTTCTGGGCGCGGTACGGACGGTCACAGGTTCGATGTTCATCGTGGAGGCGAACGGGCGACGCGTGCTCATTGACTGCGGCCTGTTCCAGGGACGTCGGCAGGAAGCTTGGGAACGGAACCGCTCCCTGCCGTTCGACCCGAGATCAGTGGACGCCATGATTCTTACTCACGCCCACATCGACCACAGTGGGAACATTCCCACGCTGGTGAAATCCGGCTTCGAGGGCAACATTTTCTGCACGGCAGCCACCCGGGATCTCTGCAGCGTGATGCTTCGCGACTCCGCCCACGTCCAGCAAAAGGACGCGGAATTCGTCAATAAGAAGCATGCGCGAAAGGGCTTGCCCCCGGTCGAGCCCCTCTACAATAGCGAAGACGCAGTGCGCTCGCTGAAGCACTTTATCGCTGTGGCCTATGAGCGGGAATTCCTCGTCGCCAATGGGATCACGGCGCGTCTGCGCGACGCCGGACACATTCTGGGAAGCGCTTCCTTAGAGATCGAAGTCCATCGCACCGGATCGCCTATCCGCATCGGTTTCACCGGGGATTTGGGCCGCAAGAATGCCCCCATCCTGCGCGATCCCTCGCCCCTGACGAACGTGGACGTGCTGATATCGGAAAGCACCTATGGAGGGCGGGTGCACGAGCCCTACGACCGCGCAGCAGAGATGCTTGCCGATGTGGTGAATCGCACCGTGGCCCGGGGGGGTAAGATCATCGTGCCGGCTTTTTCCGTGGGCCGGACGCAGGAGCTCGTCTACTACCTGCATATTCTGATAGAGGCAGGAAGAATCCCCGAGATCCCCATCTTTGTCGATAGCCCCCTCTCGGTGAATGTCACCGAGGTTTTCCGAATGCACCCTGAATGCTACGACGAGGAGACGCTCAAGTTCTTGGACAGGCACGAGGATCCCTTCGGGTTCAGGAGGTTACGCTACATTACCCATGTGGAGGAATCCAAGGAGCTCAACCGAAGAGAAGGGCCGTTTATGATCATCTCTGCCTCTGGCATGTGCGAGGCGGGTCGGATTCTGCACCACTTGGCCAACAACATTGAAGACGAGCGCAATACCATCTTGATCGTGGGGTACATGGCAGAGCACACTCTCGGCAAGAAGCTTGTGGACAAGTGGGAGGAGGTCAGAATCTTCGGGGAGCCCTATCGAAGGAAGGCGGAGGTTGTGGTCCTAAACGCCTTCAGCGCACACGCGGATCGGGACGAGATCACCGCGTACCTGAGCGCCCTCGAACCCCGGCCTTCGCCGATTTTCCTCGTCCATGGAGAAGAAACCCAGACCCTCTCGCTCCTGCAGCATCTCCAGGGGAATGGCTTCAAGAGCGTCTACGCTCCGCAACCAGGGGATACGGTGGAAATCTAACTGGGCGGAGGGGCTTCACTCGACGTATTGCTTGTACGTGTCGGCGTGGTCGGGATCAAGATTCATCAGCAGCTGGAAGATGCTCTTGTCTGCCGCGCCCGAGAACAGGTCCACGATTTCGATATGGTGGGCGTCGAGGAACTTGTGACAGAATTCGTCCTTGGGGTCCTTTTCGAGGAGGGAGGCCAGTCTCCGAACAGCTTCGCCCACGTACTTCCGAGCCTGCTCGATGTCATCTGATTTCAGGGAAAGGCCGTAGAAGTAGTAGTCTACCATCTCGCGGAAGGGCTTGTGTTCGTCGCTGAGGAGCTTCCTGGCCAGTTCGAGCCGCAGATCCCAGCCCTCGTTGAAGCGGCCTAAGCCGTAACGGGCCTGCTGCGCGATGTCCAGAGCTTTGCGATAATAGGGGGTGCCGGCAAGGGTGCCGTACTTATCCATCTCACCGGCGATGATCAAGTACACGTAGAAGTCGATGAGAGCGGTCAGAGAAGTAAACGCCGGCTCATTGTGGACGATGGGCTCATTGGGATTGTACGCGAAACGGCAGCGCTTGTCGAAGTACTGGATGTCGGTGTTGTTCGAGACGAGGATCTGGGCCCGGTAACGTTCTTCGCTGCTCGAGCTGATATCCTCAAGCATCCATTGCATTTGGACTTCGACGGTGATATCGGGGTCTTCGAACCAGGTGTGCTCGTTGATGTACCGCTCGATCTTGGCCCCGAAGTCGGCGAGGCGCTCCTGTTTCTCGAGGGGTAATGTTTTGAGAATGGTCGTCACGCGGGCGCGAACTTCTTGAGCCAGGAGAACACCTGCGTGGAAGACCAGAGCTAAGAGGCACAACCCCGTCACGTGCTTCATCGAACCAAGGCCTCGCATTCTGATCCTCCTGCCATGGGACGTTCGTGGCCACTCGTCTGGTGAAATATCACCAATTGCCCCCAAATTGTCAAGGGGCTGGGGATGCAAGGGAAGGCTTGCCTGGTGATTCTTGCGATTCTGAACTTCTGGGCGGCGTGCCAGGCACAGGCAGCGGGGGAAACCATGGGTCTCGGCGCGTCCATGTTGGCCAGGGGGTTCGTGCCTGATCCATGGGGAACCGACCCGGAATCCTGGATCTGCAACCCGAGCCTGCTCGACCCCCGAGGAGGATTTCAGGTGGGGGCTGGATACGTGTCCCTGTACGGTTTGCCGGCCCTTACCGTCCGCTCTTTGGCACTGGGAACGGGTTTGGGACCGGTCGGCTTGGGCTGGAGCATCGGCACATTCGGATGGCAGGCGTACCGAGAGACGAACAACTGGCTCGGCTTCTCCATCGGTCCAGGGCCATTGCGCCTGGGTGGGAGCCTGCTGATCAGCCGGTCCTGGTTCCGTAACTACGGTGCTACCACCTCCCTTGGCACCGGAGCTGGGGCCCTGTTGGTGCTTTCCCCGGCTTTCCGGGTGTCGTTCGCGAGCTGCTACCTTGACCTGGGGAGGAACGAAGCGCTCATCCGACAGTCCTTTGCCCAGATCGCCTGGAAGGGAGCGTTCCCGCTCTTCGTAAGCCTCTCTTTGGTCAAGGAGGTCGGCTTTCCGGTGGAATGGCGCGCGGGTTTCGAGTACTCGCTCCGGGGACGTCTTTTTCTGCGCGCCGGAGCTACGGGCGGGCCGGAAAGGATCACAGCCGGGATCGGGTTCGCGGCAGGCAGAGCGCGGCTTAATTACGCGTTTGTGGACCATGCCCAGCTGGGGGCCACACACGCTGTGAGCCTCGACATCTCAGGGCCCCGGTAGTTCGATTCGGGCTTCCTCAAGGGGTCTACCATGGGGAAAATGGGCCTAGGGTCCATGGGGCCTCTGGCATTTTGGGGGCTGCTGGTACTCGCCCAGAGTGTGAGTCTGGCGCAAGAAGGAGCGGTTCCCGAGCGCTTGGCAGAGTATCTGCAAGGCCCGAGCGGGGGAGCAGACCTCTTGGCCGATCTGGAATATCTCCTTGATCAGCCTGTCGATCCTAACCGTGCGGAAACCGACGAGCTTCTCGCCGTGCCCTTCTTACGGGCGGATGTGGTGGACTCAATCCTTGCCTATCGCGGACGCGGCAAGGAAATCCAGAGCTTAGACGAGCTGATCAAACGTGGCTGGCTCACAGAAGACGAATTGGATAGGGTGCGCCCTTTCCTGATCGTGCGTCGTGAAAGGAAAGGACCGGGCGGTATTCGACTCCGGTACAGATCGGCCGCAAAGCCCGGGGTCACCTCTGGACTTTACTCGCGCTTCTTCTGGCTCCCTACCCGCAACCTGAGCCTGGCGCTGATAACCGAGCGCGACGTCGGGGAGACGCGCCTGGACGACTTTCGATCGCTGAGCCTCTGGTGGACACCGAGGCCGGGCCTGCAGATAGGGCTGGGTGACTACCGGATCAGTTTCGGCCAGGGGCTTCTCTTCTCCGCTCCCTATGCCCCAAGGCCAGGTCCAGACTTCGCGTCCCTGTGGCGGAGAAATCACGAGCCCGCCCCCTATCTTGCCGCTACAGAGATGTGGCCACTGCGGGGTATTGCAATGCACGCCCGGTCGCCGTCGCTGGATCTTACAGCGTTCGCCTCGCAGCTCAGAAGGGACGGCTCCCTGGACCCTCTGACGCACTTCCCTGTCTGGGATCTGGATGGCTACCACAGGTCTGCCGCGGAGAAGGGGCGCCGGGCCGCTCTCCAGGAAACGGTCGTGGGAGGACAGCTTCGGATCAGAACGGGGATTTTACGCTCCTTTGCGTTCGCTGCTGCGTATCAGGCCGTCCGGGACGTGCGAACATCGGCGCCAGACGGGGCCGACATCCTTGGTT
The genomic region above belongs to candidate division KSB1 bacterium and contains:
- a CDS encoding dipeptidase; amino-acid sequence: RHKDGHIDLPRLKEGGVDLVFFACFPSPQYISRGPEDPDSCAWVVRRMIDSLRAQARRNGQEMAIVTSGTEAERVIQSGRIAAAIGVEGGHSLQNSLDTLETLYHLGVRYLTLTWVTSTDWATSSADESSGKELPFRGLTEFGKRVVRRMNELGMLVDVSHVGERTFWDVMETSTAPVIASHSSVYAICPVDRNLKDEQIRAIAAKGGVILINFYAGYLDSTYESKRRLILERHRTELDSLREHLGADSPRFRALAGELLRPELERVRPPLEVLIDHIDYVARLVGVDYVGLGSDFDGISVLPQEIQDASCLPVITRELIRRGYSPDAICKILGGNLLRVFRQVCG
- a CDS encoding N(4)-(beta-N-acetylglucosaminyl)-L-asparaginase, which encodes MGNWSRREFLKASAAGLGATAVAQIAIANESPKELIRPKRPAVVCSRGEYWGRKVNEPAWEILRSGGNVLDAVIKGAMVVELDPEDTSVGYGGLPNEEGEVELDASVMYGPTHNCGAVAALRYIKTPSLVARLVMERTDHMMLVGKGALKFALAHGFKKENLLTEKARLEWLKWKENLSDQDDWLPPADGKYSEGDRPTGTINVLAVDAEGNLAGVTSTSGLAFKIPGRVGDSPIIGAGLYVDNEVGAAGATGRGEEVIRTCGSFYVVALMREGKTPQEACELACKRIVEVNRGRKIDFNDKFIALRKDGQVGVASILGSPDRPPELALWNEDGFRVVKGTYLYEQPGR
- a CDS encoding MBL fold metallo-hydrolase, which gives rise to MCVRIHFLGAVRTVTGSMFIVEANGRRVLIDCGLFQGRRQEAWERNRSLPFDPRSVDAMILTHAHIDHSGNIPTLVKSGFEGNIFCTAATRDLCSVMLRDSAHVQQKDAEFVNKKHARKGLPPVEPLYNSEDAVRSLKHFIAVAYEREFLVANGITARLRDAGHILGSASLEIEVHRTGSPIRIGFTGDLGRKNAPILRDPSPLTNVDVLISESTYGGRVHEPYDRAAEMLADVVNRTVARGGKIIVPAFSVGRTQELVYYLHILIEAGRIPEIPIFVDSPLSVNVTEVFRMHPECYDEETLKFLDRHEDPFGFRRLRYITHVEESKELNRREGPFMIISASGMCEAGRILHHLANNIEDERNTILIVGYMAEHTLGKKLVDKWEEVRIFGEPYRRKAEVVVLNAFSAHADRDEITAYLSALEPRPSPIFLVHGEETQTLSLLQHLQGNGFKSVYAPQPGDTVEI
- a CDS encoding DUF4835 family protein, translating into MRGLGSMKHVTGLCLLALVFHAGVLLAQEVRARVTTILKTLPLEKQERLADFGAKIERYINEHTWFEDPDITVEVQMQWMLEDISSSSEERYRAQILVSNNTDIQYFDKRCRFAYNPNEPIVHNEPAFTSLTALIDFYVYLIIAGEMDKYGTLAGTPYYRKALDIAQQARYGLGRFNEGWDLRLELARKLLSDEHKPFREMVDYYFYGLSLKSDDIEQARKYVGEAVRRLASLLEKDPKDEFCHKFLDAHHIEIVDLFSGAADKSIFQLLMNLDPDHADTYKQYVE
- a CDS encoding helix-hairpin-helix domain-containing protein, with the translated sequence MGKMGLGSMGPLAFWGLLVLAQSVSLAQEGAVPERLAEYLQGPSGGADLLADLEYLLDQPVDPNRAETDELLAVPFLRADVVDSILAYRGRGKEIQSLDELIKRGWLTEDELDRVRPFLIVRRERKGPGGIRLRYRSAAKPGVTSGLYSRFFWLPTRNLSLALITERDVGETRLDDFRSLSLWWTPRPGLQIGLGDYRISFGQGLLFSAPYAPRPGPDFASLWRRNHEPAPYLAATEMWPLRGIAMHARSPSLDLTAFASQLRRDGSLDPLTHFPVWDLDGYHRSAAEKGRRAALQETVVGGQLRIRTGILRSFAFAAAYQAVRDVRTSAPDGADILGLGVNWSRRVPGGVCFGELARTGDDAMAALVGLYFASRKHQTVVAGYFHSGAQARWFRSNSFALADETGGRGICLGQSWTVRRGQMGWYLLLRQPSLRNMPSYPASEKLWFAEVPLRKGIRFELRIQDRRRTKRVAVSDSAGRVHERSQEDVRRALRLELEASQGRLSCRLRLEPVWLGAMGGRDPEGFLVAQQWRLHLIRGLEVLLRVCRFDVREPSATLYVYEPDLPGAFSMRSFGRRGEQIVSLVQLQRGRWLASLKYAWIQYDPGGSVERSVGVQVDRRI